Proteins co-encoded in one Metabacillus sp. KUDC1714 genomic window:
- the cbpA gene encoding cyclic di-AMP binding protein CbpA, producing MKVRYHYVTKEDVKYCDLNSTVKQAYDFLKATGFRSIPVLKNNGKTFVGFIYKVHLLEHYVEHEGKDNDPIESLLKNQDAYIFEEDSFFKTFLTIRRLPFLAVLNEQNEFSGIITHSNIMDVLEDSFGMQTGGYLLTVGTKEHKGAIKDLVTIVKNVNIEGLLTLDNGDKYLRRIILNLSGDLTDKELKKIIEKLEDKDFRVASVDRIENKN from the coding sequence ATGAAGGTTCGCTACCATTATGTAACAAAAGAAGATGTAAAGTATTGCGATCTTAATTCAACCGTAAAACAAGCATATGATTTTTTGAAAGCAACAGGTTTTCGTTCGATTCCAGTCTTGAAAAACAATGGGAAAACATTTGTTGGTTTTATTTATAAAGTGCATCTACTTGAACATTATGTTGAACATGAGGGAAAAGATAATGACCCTATTGAGTCTCTACTTAAAAATCAAGATGCGTACATATTTGAAGAGGATTCTTTCTTTAAAACATTTTTAACAATTCGTAGATTGCCATTCCTAGCTGTTTTAAACGAACAAAATGAATTTTCAGGTATTATTACCCATTCAAACATTATGGATGTACTAGAGGATTCCTTTGGGATGCAAACAGGAGGTTATCTCTTAACTGTAGGAACGAAGGAACATAAGGGGGCAATTAAGGATCTTGTAACAATAGTTAAAAATGTAAATATTGAGGGATTACTAACCCTTGATAATGGTGATAAGTATCTTCGAAGAATTATCTTAAATTTATCTGGTGACCTAACAGATAAGGAATTGAAAAAAATAATAGAAAAATTAGAGGATAAGGATTTCCGCGTTGCCTCTGTTGATCGAATAGAAAATAAGAACTAA
- the motA gene encoding flagellar motor stator protein MotA translates to MDKTSIIGLILAIIAVGVGMFMKGVSPSVLLNPAALLIIILGTIAAVTIAFPTSEIKKVPKLFGIIFKEEKIPTIQELIPLFSDWAQVARKEGLLALEVKLSEIDDPFLKNGLLMAVDGQNAEFIRDVMSEEIAAMEERHQASATIFTQAGTYAPTLGVLGAVVGLIAALSHMDNTEELGKAIGAAFVATMMGIFTGYILWHPFANKLKRKSKQEVKVKEVMIEGVLSVLEGQAPKAIEQKLATYLPVNERNNLNATITEGESVNG, encoded by the coding sequence ATGGATAAAACGTCAATAATTGGATTAATACTTGCAATCATTGCAGTTGGTGTCGGGATGTTTATGAAGGGTGTTAGTCCCTCTGTTTTACTTAACCCAGCAGCATTATTAATTATTATTTTAGGTACAATTGCAGCTGTTACAATTGCGTTCCCAACAAGTGAAATAAAAAAGGTTCCTAAGCTATTCGGAATCATTTTTAAAGAAGAAAAAATACCTACAATTCAAGAGTTGATTCCATTATTCTCTGATTGGGCTCAAGTTGCTCGTAAAGAGGGTTTACTAGCTCTTGAAGTAAAGCTATCTGAAATTGATGATCCCTTTTTGAAAAATGGCTTACTAATGGCTGTAGATGGCCAAAATGCAGAATTCATTCGAGATGTAATGAGTGAGGAAATTGCTGCAATGGAGGAGCGCCACCAAGCTTCTGCAACCATATTTACTCAAGCAGGAACTTATGCACCAACACTTGGAGTACTCGGTGCTGTTGTTGGGTTAATTGCAGCCCTTTCCCATATGGATAATACTGAAGAACTAGGAAAAGCAATTGGAGCAGCCTTTGTTGCAACAATGATGGGCATTTTCACTGGATATATACTTTGGCATCCCTTTGCAAATAAATTAAAACGTAAATCTAAGCAAGAAGTGAAAGTAAAGGAAGTAATGATCGAAGGTGTTCTTTCTGTTTTAGAAGGACAAGCACCTAAAGCAATTGAACAAAAACTTGCTACTTATTTACCTGTTAATGAACGAAATAATTTAAACGCTACGATCACTGAGGGAGAGAGCGTAAATGGCTAG
- a CDS encoding divergent polysaccharide deacetylase family protein — protein MKMLLLLGFLSTTLLPSIAPETSTQQSNEQKHVAIVIDDFGNGMKGTEEILSLPIRLTVAVMPFLSTTEKDAKLAYEKGHEVIVHLPMEPLHGKKSWLGPGAITTDLTDEEVRKRVNKAIDAIPHAVGMNNHMGSKVSADKRVMRIILEVCQERGLYYLDSKTTGKSVVATLAKELGVPYLENELFFDEQYTTSHIIKQANLLMNKIDVDNEIIAIGHVGIAGEKTASVLKQYVPLVEKKAETVTLSELFFEPEDVTDIQQ, from the coding sequence ATGAAAATGCTTTTATTACTTGGATTCCTATCAACAACACTGTTACCTTCAATAGCTCCTGAAACAAGTACACAACAAAGTAACGAACAAAAACATGTGGCGATTGTAATTGATGATTTTGGAAATGGGATGAAAGGAACAGAGGAAATCTTATCATTACCAATTCGACTTACTGTTGCTGTCATGCCATTCCTTTCAACAACAGAAAAAGACGCTAAGCTTGCTTATGAAAAAGGTCATGAAGTCATTGTTCACCTTCCTATGGAACCGTTACATGGTAAAAAAAGCTGGCTAGGACCAGGAGCCATCACGACAGATTTAACAGATGAAGAAGTGAGAAAGCGAGTTAATAAAGCAATAGATGCAATTCCACATGCTGTGGGAATGAACAATCATATGGGATCAAAAGTATCTGCCGATAAAAGAGTTATGAGAATCATTTTAGAAGTGTGCCAAGAGAGAGGATTATATTACTTAGACAGTAAAACGACTGGAAAAAGCGTTGTCGCCACTCTTGCTAAGGAATTAGGGGTACCATATTTAGAAAATGAGCTATTCTTTGACGAGCAATACACTACAAGTCACATTATAAAACAGGCAAATCTTCTAATGAATAAAATTGATGTAGACAATGAAATCATTGCTATTGGACATGTTGGAATAGCTGGTGAAAAAACCGCCTCAGTTTTAAAACAATATGTGCCACTAGTAGAGAAAAAAGCGGAAACTGTCACACTATCAGAATTATTTTTTGAACCAGAGGATGTTACTGATATACAACAATAG
- a CDS encoding potassium channel family protein, with protein MIFFRRFFLKVVQMNNWILVFATLALVFSSSYFIYFLEPDTFASPFEGLWWTMTTVATVGYGDVSPTTVNGKIFAMILYVVGIGLMTIFIGKVIDFFSIRKRLKEEGKLKVTTENHIILINWTKKAEITLEELLKTFQNIRIVIIDESLPKTPILHEQVEFVNGNPANNNVLNQANLLKCKSVMVFSPDGLMTASQSDGHTLLIASMIEGIGKEYNRNIYTICEVSDSNHINAFVHANVEEFITANDTAANLAARSILFNGSSEIIRQLTSQQGYDLYSIPKEKEWQTYADASQALSSKGALLIANGNDLSIINHLDHSIPENAQLFIICNHTTYQQIVS; from the coding sequence ATGATTTTTTTTAGACGATTTTTCCTAAAAGTTGTACAAATGAATAATTGGATTCTCGTATTTGCAACCCTAGCCTTGGTATTTTCCAGCAGTTACTTCATTTATTTTTTAGAACCAGATACGTTTGCAAGTCCCTTTGAAGGGCTTTGGTGGACGATGACAACCGTTGCGACAGTTGGATATGGAGATGTGTCACCTACAACTGTTAATGGGAAAATATTTGCGATGATTTTATATGTTGTCGGTATTGGACTCATGACAATTTTCATCGGGAAAGTGATTGATTTCTTTAGTATTCGTAAACGTTTGAAGGAGGAAGGGAAATTGAAGGTCACAACGGAGAATCACATTATATTAATTAACTGGACGAAAAAAGCTGAAATTACATTAGAGGAGCTATTAAAAACGTTCCAAAATATCCGTATCGTTATTATTGATGAAAGTTTACCTAAAACACCTATCCTTCATGAACAAGTCGAATTTGTTAATGGGAATCCAGCTAATAATAATGTTCTCAATCAGGCGAATCTGCTTAAATGCAAATCGGTCATGGTGTTTTCACCAGATGGTTTGATGACTGCATCCCAATCAGATGGTCATACTTTATTAATTGCCTCAATGATCGAAGGTATAGGTAAAGAGTATAACCGCAATATTTACACCATTTGCGAGGTATCAGATTCAAATCATATTAACGCATTTGTTCACGCGAATGTTGAAGAATTTATTACAGCAAATGACACTGCCGCAAATCTTGCAGCACGTTCCATTCTTTTTAATGGCTCAAGTGAAATTATTAGACAGCTAACAAGTCAACAAGGTTATGATCTTTATTCAATTCCTAAAGAAAAGGAATGGCAAACCTATGCAGATGCTAGTCAAGCCCTTTCTTCTAAAGGCGCACTTCTTATTGCAAATGGAAATGATTTATCTATTATTAATCACCTAGATCATTCTATTCCAGAAAATGCGCAACTCTTTATTATTTGCAATCATACAACCTACCAACAGATTGTTTCTTAA
- a CDS encoding aspartyl-phosphate phosphatase Spo0E family protein, whose product MNRDRLKAKLLETINNKRNEMIDTANRKGYTSDDVVKCSQELDMLLNKYQQIVLEEKERTTGPFHEFVHTMKKWTLTDRYSLQLVEK is encoded by the coding sequence ATGAATCGTGATCGATTAAAAGCAAAGCTTCTTGAAACAATTAATAATAAAAGAAATGAAATGATCGATACTGCAAATAGAAAAGGTTATACAAGTGATGATGTAGTAAAGTGTAGTCAAGAATTGGACATGCTTCTAAATAAATATCAACAAATTGTCCTAGAAGAAAAGGAAAGAACAACAGGGCCATTTCATGAATTTGTTCACACTATGAAAAAGTGGACACTAACAGACAGATACTCATTACAATTGGTTGAAAAATAA
- a CDS encoding ZIP family metal transporter produces the protein MSGVLLGSILSALSTGVGALPILFLQGSITHRWRDILLAFTAGIMMTAAMLGLIPESLKYGGVIEVSIGLFLGVLILTTLEKVIPHIDLEHSKSGIKFDEKAMLIIAAITLHNIPEGLSVGVSYASNVSDTGNLIAFAIGLQNAPEGFLVALFLINQSISKGKAFLISTATGAVEIVASLLGFYLTSFIGFLVPYGLSFAAGAMLFIIYKELIPESHGDGNERNATYSFIIGILFMVILINSF, from the coding sequence ATGTCAGGGGTTTTATTAGGTAGTATTTTATCAGCTTTATCAACAGGAGTAGGAGCTCTTCCTATTTTGTTCCTACAAGGATCTATCACTCATCGCTGGCGTGATATTTTATTAGCCTTCACAGCTGGGATTATGATGACTGCAGCGATGTTGGGGCTCATACCTGAATCATTAAAATATGGTGGAGTCATTGAAGTATCAATTGGGCTATTTCTCGGTGTTCTCATCTTAACAACTCTTGAAAAAGTCATTCCACATATTGATTTAGAGCATTCAAAAAGTGGAATTAAATTTGATGAAAAAGCAATGCTAATTATCGCTGCAATAACCTTGCATAACATCCCTGAAGGTTTATCAGTAGGGGTAAGCTATGCTTCAAATGTAAGTGATACTGGTAACTTAATTGCTTTTGCAATTGGCTTACAGAATGCACCTGAAGGTTTTTTAGTTGCACTATTTTTAATAAACCAGAGTATTAGTAAAGGGAAAGCATTTTTAATTTCTACTGCCACAGGAGCAGTAGAAATCGTTGCATCGTTACTTGGTTTTTATCTTACAAGTTTCATAGGATTTCTGGTGCCTTATGGACTATCCTTTGCTGCTGGTGCAATGCTATTTATTATATATAAAGAGCTAATACCAGAAAGTCATGGAGATGGTAATGAACGTAATGCAACATACTCCTTTATTATCGGAATTCTCTTTATGGTTATTTTAATTAATAGTTTTTAA
- a CDS encoding MarR family winged helix-turn-helix transcriptional regulator, producing MEKTKQIEESLKLFIVLSRAHRAFNDVVNKHISTFKLNPTEFAVLELLYHKGDQPLQQIGGKILLASGSITYVVDKLEQKGLLARRACPKDRRVTHAQITDKGKKLIEEIFPPHEERINEIVSVLTDEEKSMVTELLKKVGYHAHDLLNKE from the coding sequence ATGGAAAAAACAAAGCAAATTGAAGAATCACTAAAGCTATTTATCGTACTTTCCCGTGCGCATCGGGCATTTAACGATGTTGTAAATAAGCATATTTCTACATTTAAATTAAACCCAACCGAGTTTGCTGTTTTAGAGCTACTTTACCATAAAGGGGATCAACCATTGCAGCAAATAGGTGGTAAAATTTTATTAGCAAGTGGGAGTATTACGTACGTAGTAGATAAGTTAGAGCAAAAGGGATTACTTGCGAGAAGAGCTTGTCCAAAGGATCGCAGAGTAACTCATGCTCAAATTACAGATAAAGGCAAAAAATTAATTGAAGAAATATTCCCTCCACATGAGGAACGGATCAATGAAATTGTAAGTGTTCTGACAGATGAGGAAAAAAGTATGGTTACTGAGCTTCTTAAAAAGGTTGGTTATCATGCGCACGACCTTTTAAATAAAGAATAA
- a CDS encoding YkvI family membrane protein produces the protein MRRSWVSSLQVAAVYVGTVVGAGFATGREIVEFFTKYGVFGLAGILLAGFLFISIGTKMLILSKRIKATSYQDLMTFLFGAKIGGFVNVFMLIVLLGLTSIMLSGAGAIFKEQLDLSIRLGVIITILLTIAVMAFGIKGLFSVNIIVVPMLILFSVMLAFQSFSLDPLYLIPSETSASFKWILSAFSYAAFNLTMASAVLVPLASEINDEKVLKRGGMLGGFFLTVILISSHIALSTLPSLTQFDIPMAEVMKTTFYAFYFIYIAVIYGEVFTSVIGNLFGLEKQVATYLKIPRMIIVCAILCIAAFISKIGYSSLISSLYPIFGYVCLGTLALLIVKKAPRK, from the coding sequence ATGCGAAGATCTTGGGTTTCTTCCCTTCAGGTTGCAGCTGTTTACGTTGGTACTGTAGTTGGTGCTGGGTTTGCGACAGGTAGGGAAATCGTTGAATTTTTCACGAAGTACGGTGTTTTTGGACTAGCAGGAATTCTTTTAGCCGGTTTTCTTTTTATATCAATTGGAACGAAAATGCTCATCTTATCAAAAAGAATAAAGGCAACATCCTATCAAGATTTAATGACTTTTTTATTTGGCGCTAAGATTGGCGGCTTTGTGAATGTTTTTATGTTGATCGTTCTCTTGGGCTTAACATCTATTATGCTATCAGGTGCAGGTGCAATCTTTAAGGAACAGCTTGACCTTTCTATAAGGTTAGGAGTAATCATTACGATTTTGCTAACTATTGCTGTGATGGCTTTTGGTATTAAGGGATTATTCAGCGTAAACATCATTGTGGTTCCTATGTTAATTCTATTTAGTGTGATGCTAGCATTTCAATCTTTTTCCCTTGACCCATTATATTTAATACCTTCTGAAACATCCGCTTCATTCAAATGGATTTTATCTGCATTTTCTTATGCTGCCTTTAATTTGACAATGGCTTCAGCAGTACTAGTTCCGCTAGCTAGTGAGATTAATGATGAGAAAGTTTTAAAAAGAGGTGGAATGCTAGGTGGATTTTTTTTAACAGTTATATTAATTAGTAGTCATATTGCTCTTTCAACTTTGCCAAGTTTAACGCAGTTTGATATCCCGATGGCAGAAGTAATGAAAACAACGTTTTATGCATTTTACTTCATATATATAGCTGTCATTTATGGTGAGGTCTTCACATCAGTTATTGGCAATCTATTTGGACTTGAAAAACAAGTGGCAACCTATTTGAAAATTCCGCGCATGATAATCGTATGTGCAATTTTGTGTATCGCTGCATTTATTAGTAAGATCGGGTACAGCTCATTGATTTCATCATTATACCCAATTTTTGGCTATGTTTGTTTAGGAACGCTAGCTTTATTAATTGTAAAAAAAGCACCAAGAAAGTAG
- a CDS encoding ATP-dependent Clp protease ATP-binding subunit: MMCENCQKNHATVHVNFQINKQQKQITLCQDCFSAYKQTIPTGGINGFSSYPFDLFLKGFHSSQQSQGAQPQTQPQHGSGILDQLGRNLTHAARAGLIDPVIGRDEEVERVIEILNRRNKNNPVLIGEPGVGKTAVVEGLALQIANGTVPSKLRNKEVYLLDVASLVASTGIRGQFEERMKKIIDELQNRKNIILFIDEIHQLVGAGSAEGSMDAGNILKPALARGELQVVGATTLKEYRTIEKDAALERRFQPIIVQEPSIDKAVSILKGIQAKYENFHHVTYTDEAINACVTLSHRYIQDRFLPDKAIDLLDEAGSKKNLALSNVNDEQVKVRLVQLSKQKQDATENENYELAAKLRDEEVRLEAQLNQQGNPEKLLVDVDDIQAIIEKKTGIPVGKLHENEQSKMKHLEQNLLEKVIGQAEAVKKVTKAIRRSRAGLKSKTRPIGSFLFVGPTGVGKTELTKTLAEELFGSKDAMIRLDMSEYMEKHAISKIIGSPPGYVGHDEAGQLTEKVRRNPYSIILLDEIEKAHPDVQHIFLQILEDGRLTDSQGRTVSFKDTVIIMTSNAGVGEKRIKVGFETPTNEAMQESQLLHSLGSFFKPEFLNRFDNIIEFSSLEKEDLFKIVTLMLDELSNTLAEQEVFLSATDQAKEKLAFLGYHPAFGARPLRRVIQEHVEDKITDLLLDEGQITSVTIDVKNDEIVISQ; this comes from the coding sequence ATGATGTGTGAAAATTGTCAAAAAAACCACGCTACTGTACATGTAAACTTTCAAATAAATAAACAACAAAAACAAATCACATTGTGTCAGGACTGCTTCTCCGCTTATAAACAAACGATTCCTACTGGTGGCATAAATGGATTTTCTTCATATCCATTTGATTTATTTTTAAAAGGATTTCATTCAAGTCAACAATCACAAGGGGCACAACCACAAACTCAGCCTCAACATGGTAGTGGAATCCTTGATCAACTTGGTCGAAATTTAACACATGCTGCCCGTGCCGGTCTAATTGATCCAGTGATTGGCCGTGATGAAGAAGTAGAGCGAGTAATCGAGATTTTAAATCGACGCAATAAAAACAATCCTGTATTAATCGGGGAACCTGGTGTTGGTAAAACAGCTGTTGTCGAGGGTCTTGCGCTACAAATTGCGAATGGGACTGTTCCATCTAAATTAAGAAACAAAGAAGTGTACCTTTTAGATGTTGCTTCACTTGTGGCAAGCACCGGGATTAGGGGTCAATTTGAAGAACGGATGAAAAAAATCATAGATGAACTACAAAACCGTAAAAATATTATTTTATTCATCGATGAAATTCATCAGCTTGTAGGAGCTGGTTCTGCAGAAGGTTCTATGGATGCTGGAAACATATTAAAACCAGCATTGGCCCGCGGAGAGCTTCAAGTTGTTGGTGCAACAACTCTAAAAGAATATCGTACTATTGAAAAAGACGCTGCCTTAGAACGACGCTTTCAGCCTATTATTGTACAAGAACCTTCAATCGATAAAGCAGTAAGCATTCTAAAGGGAATCCAAGCGAAATATGAAAACTTTCATCACGTCACATACACGGATGAAGCGATTAATGCCTGTGTAACATTATCACATCGTTACATTCAGGACAGATTCCTACCTGATAAAGCTATTGATCTTCTTGACGAAGCAGGATCTAAAAAAAACTTAGCGTTATCTAACGTAAATGATGAACAGGTTAAGGTTCGCTTAGTTCAATTATCTAAACAAAAACAAGACGCAACAGAAAACGAAAACTATGAATTAGCTGCTAAATTAAGAGATGAAGAGGTTCGTTTAGAAGCTCAATTAAACCAACAGGGGAATCCTGAAAAACTGCTCGTAGATGTAGATGATATTCAAGCGATCATCGAGAAGAAAACGGGTATCCCAGTTGGCAAGCTTCATGAAAACGAGCAATCAAAAATGAAACATCTAGAACAAAACCTTTTAGAAAAGGTGATTGGCCAAGCAGAAGCGGTTAAAAAGGTAACAAAGGCAATTAGAAGAAGCCGCGCAGGCTTAAAATCAAAAACAAGACCAATTGGTTCCTTCCTCTTTGTTGGACCTACTGGAGTTGGTAAAACTGAATTAACAAAAACATTGGCAGAAGAGTTATTTGGTTCAAAAGATGCGATGATCCGTCTAGACATGAGTGAATATATGGAAAAACATGCCATTTCAAAAATTATTGGCTCCCCTCCTGGCTATGTTGGTCATGATGAGGCAGGACAACTAACGGAAAAGGTTCGCCGAAACCCATACAGTATTATCTTATTAGATGAAATCGAAAAAGCTCATCCTGATGTTCAGCATATCTTCCTGCAAATCTTAGAAGACGGAAGACTTACAGATAGCCAAGGTCGTACGGTTAGCTTCAAAGACACTGTTATTATTATGACAAGTAATGCAGGCGTTGGAGAAAAGCGAATCAAAGTAGGCTTCGAAACACCAACAAACGAAGCAATGCAAGAAAGCCAGCTTTTACATTCATTAGGCTCTTTCTTTAAGCCGGAATTCTTAAATCGATTTGATAACATTATTGAATTTTCTTCTCTTGAAAAGGAGGATCTATTCAAAATTGTTACATTAATGCTAGATGAATTATCAAATACACTAGCTGAACAAGAGGTCTTCTTATCCGCTACAGATCAAGCAAAAGAAAAGCTTGCATTTTTAGGCTATCATCCCGCTTTTGGAGCTAGACCACTTCGTCGTGTGATTCAAGAACATGTAGAAGATAAGATAACAGATCTTCTTTTAGATGAAGGTCAAATAACAAGTGTAACTATTGATGTAAAAAATGATGAAATTGTAATATCACAATAA
- the motB gene encoding flagellar motor protein MotB, which yields MARKKKHKHEDEHMDESWLVPYADLLTLVLALFIVLFAMSSVDAQKFQQVARAFNSTFTGGTGVLEYPSPTPDGEMEQLDVQKDQTPQEDAKEAQKQIEQQKLKEIQDKINTYIKNNKLETKLKTTLTDEGLLITILNDIFFDSGKADIRNKDKQLAMEISELLVMNPPRNIIVSGHTDNIPINNSDYDSNWHLSVMRAVNFMKILIDNENLDPKVFSAKGFGEYNPVASNDTKEGRQKNRRVEVLILPYEQ from the coding sequence ATGGCTAGAAAAAAGAAGCATAAACATGAAGATGAGCATATGGATGAATCTTGGCTTGTTCCTTACGCTGATTTACTAACACTTGTTCTAGCACTATTCATTGTTTTATTTGCAATGAGTTCAGTTGATGCTCAGAAATTTCAACAGGTGGCAAGAGCATTTAACTCTACATTTACAGGAGGAACAGGCGTACTCGAATATCCAAGCCCTACTCCTGATGGTGAGATGGAACAACTTGATGTACAAAAAGATCAAACACCCCAAGAGGATGCAAAAGAGGCTCAAAAACAAATAGAGCAACAAAAGCTTAAAGAAATACAAGATAAAATTAATACGTATATTAAAAATAATAAACTTGAAACAAAATTAAAAACAACACTAACAGATGAGGGTTTACTCATAACCATTTTAAATGATATCTTTTTTGATTCCGGTAAAGCAGACATTCGAAACAAAGATAAACAGCTAGCAATGGAAATCTCAGAGCTACTTGTCATGAACCCACCAAGGAATATCATTGTAAGTGGTCATACTGATAATATTCCGATTAACAACTCAGACTATGATTCAAACTGGCATCTAAGTGTTATGCGCGCTGTTAACTTCATGAAAATTTTAATCGATAACGAAAATTTAGATCCTAAGGTCTTTAGTGCAAAAGGTTTTGGAGAATATAATCCGGTTGCATCTAATGATACAAAAGAAGGTAGACAGAAGAACAGACGTGTTGAAGTGCTGATTTTACCGTACGAGCAATGA
- a CDS encoding bifunctional metallophosphatase/5'-nucleotidase, translating into MGTVKITILQTSDIHGNVFPLVYSSNKEKSLGLGKISTIIKNERKKNKNLLLIDNGDLIQGTPLTFHHVKKNQLKNNPMITLLNELKYDAAVIGNHEFNYGMSVLEHAVSQSTFPWLSANILHKNTMDPIFGKPYIIKVVEGIKISVLGVTTHYIPNWENPCHIADLTFEDAFETAKKWVNFIKKNEDPDIMIVSYHGGFERDIYTGERLEEITGENQGYQMCQQINGIDVLLTGHQHRTITETINNVVVVQPSFNGQAIGKVEFLFDKSQGIKIVDKTVTMIKAENTNTDEKLLALVKENEQKTQEWLDQTIGKVVGDMMIKDGFSLRLKEHPIIEFINKVQMDAAGVSISATALFYNESPGIPNQITMRDIVANYIYPNTLKVIRVSGKDIKDALERSAAYFLLKDGIIDVNPEFTHPKPQHYNYDMWEGIEYTFDLTKPIETRVVKLAKDGKSIRMDETFDVVMNNYRAGGGGNYPMFKGKPVIKDIPIDMSELMAEYILKRKIIHAEANHNWNIIWS; encoded by the coding sequence ATGGGGACAGTAAAGATTACGATTTTACAAACTAGTGATATACATGGAAATGTTTTTCCACTTGTTTATAGCTCAAATAAAGAAAAATCCCTAGGGTTGGGAAAAATTTCTACAATTATCAAAAATGAGCGAAAGAAAAATAAAAATTTGCTGCTAATTGACAATGGTGATCTAATCCAAGGTACACCTTTAACATTTCATCATGTAAAAAAGAATCAATTAAAAAATAACCCAATGATTACTCTGTTAAATGAATTAAAATACGATGCTGCAGTTATTGGAAACCATGAATTCAATTATGGAATGTCTGTATTGGAACATGCAGTTTCCCAATCAACCTTTCCTTGGCTATCCGCAAATATTCTTCATAAAAATACAATGGATCCGATTTTTGGTAAACCCTATATTATTAAGGTCGTAGAAGGAATAAAGATCTCTGTTTTAGGAGTGACAACACACTATATCCCAAATTGGGAAAATCCATGTCATATAGCTGATCTGACATTTGAAGATGCATTTGAGACTGCAAAGAAATGGGTTAATTTCATTAAAAAAAATGAAGACCCAGATATTATGATTGTTTCATACCACGGTGGATTTGAACGGGATATCTATACAGGTGAAAGATTGGAAGAAATCACAGGTGAAAATCAAGGATATCAAATGTGTCAGCAAATAAATGGTATAGATGTACTGTTAACTGGACATCAGCATAGAACAATCACAGAAACAATTAATAATGTAGTTGTTGTTCAACCAAGTTTTAACGGACAAGCAATTGGTAAGGTTGAATTTTTATTTGATAAAAGCCAAGGGATAAAAATAGTCGATAAGACGGTAACCATGATCAAGGCTGAGAACACAAACACTGATGAAAAACTGCTAGCTTTGGTAAAGGAAAATGAACAAAAAACGCAGGAATGGCTTGATCAAACTATAGGCAAAGTAGTCGGGGACATGATGATTAAGGATGGGTTCAGCTTGCGTTTAAAAGAACATCCAATCATAGAGTTTATAAACAAGGTTCAAATGGATGCAGCTGGTGTATCAATATCAGCTACAGCTTTATTTTATAATGAGTCACCAGGGATACCGAATCAAATTACAATGAGAGATATTGTTGCAAATTATATTTATCCAAATACACTTAAGGTTATTCGCGTAAGTGGAAAGGATATCAAGGATGCTTTAGAACGCTCAGCTGCTTATTTTCTTCTAAAAGATGGGATAATAGATGTCAATCCAGAGTTTACACATCCAAAGCCTCAGCACTATAACTACGATATGTGGGAAGGGATCGAGTATACGTTTGACCTTACAAAGCCAATTGAAACTCGGGTTGTAAAGCTAGCAAAGGACGGTAAATCGATTCGGATGGATGAGACCTTTGATGTTGTCATGAACAACTATCGAGCCGGTGGTGGAGGGAATTATCCAATGTTTAAAGGGAAACCTGTTATTAAAGATATTCCCATTGATATGTCAGAATTAATGGCTGAATATATATTGAAGCGAAAAATAATACATGCGGAAGCCAATCATAATTGGAACATCATTTGGTCATGA